The following coding sequences are from one Phoenix dactylifera cultivar Barhee BC4 unplaced genomic scaffold, palm_55x_up_171113_PBpolish2nd_filt_p 000675F, whole genome shotgun sequence window:
- the LOC103711940 gene encoding LOW QUALITY PROTEIN: translation initiation factor IF-2 (The sequence of the model RefSeq protein was modified relative to this genomic sequence to represent the inferred CDS: inserted 1 base in 1 codon), protein MAWSVLGRKGFHARLLEVFLSTTRGGVAHFFSSSLGRIPDRPLSAILETAVNGGVSNNQYIIRKFHQSLDLLAWKRKVEEAPGLKALRKEKRVKRDNRTQAPVDAPYVPPKQKLTLKSTPEKTVDIFEGMTILELAKRTNAKIGALQEILANVGEKVESEFDPLXIDIAELVAMEVGVNIRRLHSDEGAVLHPRPAVVTVMGHVDHGKTSLLDALRQTSVAAKEAGGITQHLGAFVVDMPSGSSITFLDTPGHAAFSAMRARGAAVTDIVVLVVAADDGVMPQTLEAMSHAKAANVPIVVAINKCDKPAADPERVRIQLGSEGLLLEDLGGDVQVVEISAAAKTGLDKLEEALLLQAEMMDLKTRIDGPAQAYVVEARLDRGRGPLVTAIVKSGTLVSGQYIVVGAQWGRIRAIRDMVGRITESARPAMPVEIEGLKGLPMAGDDVVVVDSEERARMLSIGRKKKLEKDRLWKVSEERTDIPDISEEAPQRIELPIIVKADVQGTVQAVTDALRSLNSPQLFVNIVHLGVGPISQSDVDLAQACGACIIGFNVRNLSSAISLAAGKANIKIFQHKVIYHLLEEIGKLIVEKAPGTSETKIAGEAEVLSIFELKGRSKSKGPDVKIAGCRVIDGRFAKSSTMRLLRSGDVVFEGSCASLKREKQDVEAVGKGNECGLVIQDCDDFQIGDVVQCLEQVIRKPKFLSSESGAVRIEC, encoded by the exons GAAATTTCATCAAAGTCTTGATCTGTTGGCATGGAAACGGAAAGTGGAAGAAGCACCTGGTTTAAAAGCTCTCAGGAAAGAGAAACGTGTGAAGAGAGATAACAGGACCCAGGCACCTGTAGACGCACCATACGTACCTCCAAAGCAAAAATTGACTCTGAAATCCACACCAGAAAAAACTGTCGACATTTTTGAAGGAATGACAATCCTTGAGCTTGCTAAGAGAACAAATGCAAAAATTGGTGCACTGCAAGAAATACTTGCAAATGTTGGTGAAAAGGTTGAATCAGAGTTTGACCCCC GCATTGACATAGCTGAGCTGGTTGCAATG GAAGTAGGGGTTAATATTAGAAGGCTACACTCTGATGAGGGTGCAGTGCTTCATCCACGTCCAGCTGTTGTGACAGTCATGGGCCATGTAGATCATGGTAAAACTTCTCTTTTAGATGCCTTGCGACAAACATCAGTTGCAGCCAAGGAGGCTGGTGGAATTACCCAGCACTTGGGTGCCTTTGTTGTTGACATGCCATCAGGATCCTCAATCACGTTCCTCGACACGCCAGGGCATGCTGCATTTAGTGCAATGCGTGCCAGAGGTGCTGCAGTTACAGATATTGTTGTTCTTGTGGTGGCAGCAGATGATGGTGTGATGCCACAAACACTGGAAGCTATGTCCCATGCCAAGGCAGCTAATGTTCCAATTGTGGTAGCTATAAATAAGTGTGATAAGCCAGCAGCTGATCCAGAGAGGGTGAGAATTCAACTTGGTTCAGAGGGATTACTGTTGGAAGATTTAGGTGGTGATGTACAGGTTGTTGAAATATCTGCTGCAGCAAAAACTGGATTGGATAAATTGGAGGAGGCATTGCTCCTTCAGGCTGAGATGATGGACCTGAAGACCAGAATAGATGGGCCTGCCCAAGCTTATGTAGTTGAAGCCAGGCTTGACAGGGGTAGAGGGCCTTTGGTTACTGCAATTGTGAAGTCCGGGACCTTGGTCTCTGGACAATATATTGTTGTGGGAGCACAGTGGGGGAGAATAAGGGCCATCAGGGATATGGTGGGGAGGATAACTGAGTCAGCAAGACCTGCAATGCCAGTTGAGATTGAAGGACTAAAGGGTCTTCCGATGGCTGGAGATGATGTCGTTGTCGTAGATTCAGAGGAGAGAGCAAGGATGCTGAGTAttgggaggaaaaagaaactagaGAAAGATAGGCTTTGGAAGGTTAGTGAAGAAAGGACAGACATACCAGATATTTCGGAAGAGGCGCCTCAAAGAATTGAATTGCCTATTATAGTTAAAGCTGATGTGCAAGGTACTGTTCAAGCAGTTACGGATGCATTAAGGAGTCTGAATAGTCCACAG CTTTTCGTAAATATTGTTCATCTTGGTGTTGGGCCAATATCTCAATCTGATGTTGATTTAGCCCAAGCTTGTGGTGCATGCATAATTGGATTTAACGTTCGCAACCTATCAAGTGCCATTAGTCTGGCAGCCGGCAAAGCCAACATAAAG ATCTTTCAGCATAAGGTTATATACCACCTCCTGGAGGAAATTGGCAAGCTGATTGTGGAGAAAGCACCAGGGACTTCTGAGACAAAGATTGCTGGAGAGGCTGAGGTTCTGAGCATCTTCGAGCTCAAAGGGCGGAGCAAATCAAAAGGGCCAGATGTGAAAATTGCTGGGTGTCGGGTCATTGATGGTCGCTTCGCCAAGTCCTCGACCATGAGGTTGTTGAGGAGCGGGGACGTTGTGTTTGAGGGTTCATGTGCGTCGCTAAAACGGGAGAAACAGGATGTAGAGGCTGTTGGGAAGGGTAATGAATGTGGCCTTGTAATTCAGGATTGTGATGATTTCCAGATCGGAGATGTCGTCCAGTGCTTGGAGCAGGTGATCAGGAAGCCCAAGTTTTTATCATCGGAGAGTGGTGCTGTCCGTATTGAGTGCTGA